From the genome of Streptomyces sp. NBC_01116, one region includes:
- the asnB gene encoding asparagine synthase (glutamine-hydrolyzing), which produces MCGIAGWVDFGRDLTGEGAAAQAMTATMACRGPDDEGIWTARHAMLGHRRLAVIDIEGGSQPMRSPETGPDGDPLVVLSYSGEVYNFKEIREELVLLGHRFLTRSDTEVVLRSYLEWGTDFVHRFNGMFGFAIWDSRTDELLLVRDRLGVKPLFYYPIDGGVLFGSEPKAILANPLSTAALDLDGLRDALALARVPGRTPLKNLYEVRPGHIVRVGRGGLREETYWSLETRPHTDDLDTTVATVREILEDAVTHQMISDVPLCSLLSGGLDSSALTALAQRSLDSTGGGKVRTFSVDFAGLTDSFKPEKFREAPDAPFAAEMVRHLGTEHQEILLDTRHLTDPGVRDAVLRAWDLPYGIGDHDPSLYLLFKAVREDSTVALSGESADEVFGGYLWFHDAVASQAQTYPWHAINEVPVSEQATAFLAPGLAKQLNLAEYVADQYSAAAAEVVHLPGDSETERRMRLASYLNITRFLRMLLDRKDRMSMATGLEVRVPFCDHRLVEYVYNTPWAMKTFDGREKSLLRHATKDLLPESILQRRKAPYPSTQDLGYDQAINRELTGIVADKRSPVLPLLDLDAVGSHLSSPISTPFSMMQRSVYSEVPVRLNAWLTLHDVKLDGIQF; this is translated from the coding sequence ATGTGTGGGATCGCTGGATGGGTGGACTTCGGCCGTGACCTGACGGGAGAAGGTGCCGCCGCGCAGGCCATGACCGCCACCATGGCCTGCCGAGGGCCGGACGACGAGGGCATCTGGACCGCCCGGCACGCGATGCTCGGTCACCGCCGACTGGCGGTGATCGATATCGAGGGCGGCAGCCAGCCCATGCGTTCGCCCGAGACGGGCCCTGACGGCGATCCCCTCGTGGTCCTCAGCTACAGCGGTGAGGTCTACAACTTCAAGGAGATCCGGGAGGAACTGGTCCTGCTCGGGCACCGGTTCCTGACCAGGAGTGACACCGAGGTGGTGTTGCGCTCCTACCTGGAGTGGGGCACGGACTTCGTCCATCGTTTCAACGGAATGTTCGGCTTCGCGATCTGGGACTCACGGACCGACGAACTCCTTCTCGTCAGGGACCGGCTCGGCGTCAAGCCTCTCTTCTACTACCCCATCGACGGCGGAGTGCTCTTCGGTTCGGAACCCAAGGCCATCCTGGCCAACCCGCTCAGCACCGCCGCACTCGACCTGGACGGGCTCCGCGACGCGCTGGCTCTCGCCCGGGTGCCGGGCAGGACACCGCTGAAGAACCTCTACGAGGTACGGCCCGGCCATATCGTCCGGGTCGGACGCGGCGGTCTGCGCGAGGAGACGTACTGGTCGCTGGAGACCCGCCCGCACACCGACGACCTCGACACCACCGTCGCGACCGTGCGGGAGATTCTCGAGGACGCGGTCACCCACCAGATGATCTCGGACGTGCCGCTGTGCTCGCTGCTCTCGGGCGGCCTCGACTCCAGCGCCCTCACCGCCCTCGCCCAGCGCTCGCTCGACTCGACGGGCGGCGGCAAGGTCCGCACCTTCTCCGTCGACTTCGCCGGCCTGACCGACAGCTTCAAGCCAGAGAAGTTCCGGGAGGCGCCGGACGCCCCGTTCGCCGCCGAAATGGTCCGCCACCTCGGCACCGAGCACCAGGAGATACTCCTGGACACCCGGCACCTCACCGACCCGGGTGTACGCGACGCCGTGCTGCGCGCCTGGGACCTGCCCTACGGCATCGGGGACCACGACCCCTCCCTGTACCTCCTGTTCAAGGCGGTCCGCGAGGACTCGACGGTGGCGCTGTCCGGTGAGTCGGCCGACGAGGTCTTCGGCGGCTACCTCTGGTTCCACGACGCCGTCGCCTCGCAGGCGCAGACCTACCCCTGGCACGCGATCAACGAGGTACCGGTGAGCGAACAGGCGACGGCCTTCCTCGCCCCGGGGCTGGCCAAGCAGCTCAACCTGGCGGAGTACGTCGCCGATCAGTACAGTGCCGCGGCGGCCGAGGTCGTCCACCTTCCCGGGGACAGCGAGACCGAGCGCCGGATGCGGCTGGCCAGTTACCTCAACATCACGCGCTTCCTGCGGATGCTGCTGGACCGCAAGGACCGTATGAGCATGGCGACGGGTCTGGAGGTCCGCGTCCCGTTCTGCGATCACCGGCTGGTCGAGTACGTCTACAACACGCCCTGGGCGATGAAGACGTTCGACGGACGGGAGAAGAGCCTGCTGCGCCACGCGACCAAGGACCTGCTGCCGGAGTCGATCCTGCAACGGCGCAAGGCTCCGTACCCGTCGACCCAGGACCTCGGCTACGACCAGGCGATCAACCGGGAGCTGACCGGGATCGTCGCCGACAAGCGGTCGCCGGTCCTGCCCCTGCTCGACCTGGACGCGGTGGGTTCCCACCTCTCCTCGCCGATCTCCACCCCGTTCTCGATGATGCAGCGGTCCGTGTACAGCGAGGTCCCGGTACGGCTCAACGCCTGGCTGACCCTCCATGACGTCAAGCTCGACGGCATCCAGTTCTGA
- a CDS encoding MFS transporter, whose amino-acid sequence MARPSASDQALPADAPDQAASGDAVSPKKAWRGVVMLGFGTFAIGTDEFVLAGVLPEFSQSLDVPVTTAGQVVTVFALTCALMSPTLSTLTAAWPRHGVIKLAFALYLLGIVCTGLAPTFALVLVAQAVAAAGAALYIPAATVTAAALVGPERRGRAIATVTTGLTAATALGAPIGTVVGSALGWRSTMWFITVLTGLSLVGVLALVPRVTVSAPGGLRQRLAPLGDRRVVAVLATTLISFTAAYIVYTYMAEVFHGATDGSGTRLAVLMFAFGVTGTVGNYCAGALADRVGARLVVGGAIALLAVSLVVLPLATDSFTTAMVIMVVYGIAAWAITAPQQSRLIGLKPDSAPLLISLNAAFLYLAIAFSGVIGAVGIGAIGADKISFIGAGVAVLALALSELGHRLTKRQPAAPAEISTN is encoded by the coding sequence ATGGCTCGTCCGTCCGCCTCCGACCAGGCGCTACCAGCCGACGCGCCCGACCAGGCCGCTTCCGGTGACGCGGTGTCGCCCAAGAAGGCCTGGCGAGGTGTCGTCATGCTCGGATTCGGCACCTTCGCGATCGGCACGGACGAGTTCGTGCTGGCCGGCGTGCTGCCCGAGTTCAGTCAGTCGCTCGATGTCCCGGTCACCACGGCCGGTCAGGTGGTGACGGTGTTCGCGCTGACCTGCGCGCTGATGTCGCCCACCTTGAGCACCCTGACCGCCGCCTGGCCGCGCCACGGGGTGATCAAGCTCGCCTTCGCGCTCTATCTGCTGGGCATCGTCTGTACGGGCCTGGCCCCGACGTTCGCTCTCGTCCTCGTGGCGCAGGCGGTCGCCGCGGCCGGCGCGGCGCTCTACATTCCGGCGGCCACGGTCACGGCCGCCGCCCTCGTCGGCCCCGAACGCCGGGGCCGGGCCATCGCCACCGTCACCACGGGGCTGACCGCGGCCACCGCGCTGGGGGCCCCGATCGGTACCGTGGTCGGCAGCGCCCTGGGCTGGCGGTCGACCATGTGGTTCATCACGGTACTCACCGGCCTCAGCCTCGTGGGCGTCCTGGCCCTGGTGCCCCGGGTCACGGTCTCGGCGCCCGGCGGGCTCCGCCAGCGCCTCGCTCCGCTCGGTGACCGCCGGGTGGTCGCGGTCCTCGCGACGACCCTGATCTCCTTCACCGCCGCCTACATCGTCTACACGTACATGGCCGAGGTGTTCCACGGCGCCACCGACGGGAGCGGCACCCGCCTGGCCGTTCTCATGTTCGCCTTCGGCGTGACCGGGACCGTGGGCAACTACTGCGCCGGGGCGCTGGCCGACCGGGTCGGTGCCCGGCTGGTGGTGGGCGGCGCCATCGCGCTGCTCGCGGTCAGCCTCGTGGTGCTCCCCCTGGCCACCGACTCGTTCACCACGGCGATGGTGATCATGGTCGTCTACGGCATCGCGGCGTGGGCCATCACCGCGCCCCAGCAGTCCCGTCTGATCGGCCTGAAGCCGGATTCGGCTCCCTTGCTGATCTCGCTCAACGCGGCCTTCCTCTACCTGGCCATCGCCTTCTCCGGAGTCATCGGCGCGGTGGGCATCGGCGCCATCGGGGCCGACAAGATCAGTTTCATCGGTGCGGGCGTGGCCGTACTGGCCCTCGCACTGTCCGAGTTGGGGCACCGGCTGACCAAGCGGCAGCCGGCGGCTCCGGCGGAGATCAGCACCAACTGA
- a CDS encoding TetR/AcrR family transcriptional regulator translates to MPTRARERLMQAAEDLFYAEGIQSVGVERLLAVSGVGRASFYRHFASKDSLVIAVLQHRDEHWRAWLESTVTAHGGGPLAVFDALAEGADNPGFRGCAFINAVAETASPRSDVHRLATEHKSRVTDFLDRLIEEAGHPRHQELAEQFALLMDGAIVTAMREQTGEPARRARKIAEILLA, encoded by the coding sequence ATGCCGACCCGTGCGCGTGAACGGTTGATGCAAGCCGCCGAGGACCTCTTCTACGCCGAAGGAATCCAATCCGTCGGCGTGGAACGGCTGCTGGCCGTCTCCGGGGTGGGGCGGGCCTCGTTCTACCGGCACTTCGCCAGCAAGGACTCCCTGGTGATCGCGGTGCTCCAACACCGCGACGAGCACTGGCGGGCATGGCTGGAGAGCACCGTGACCGCCCACGGTGGCGGACCACTGGCCGTGTTCGACGCCCTGGCCGAGGGCGCGGACAACCCCGGATTCCGCGGCTGCGCCTTCATCAACGCCGTGGCCGAGACGGCTTCCCCCCGTAGCGACGTCCACCGGCTCGCCACGGAGCACAAGAGCCGGGTCACCGACTTCCTCGACCGTCTGATCGAGGAGGCCGGCCATCCACGGCACCAGGAACTCGCCGAACAGTTCGCGCTGCTCATGGACGGTGCGATTGTCACTGCGATGCGTGAACAGACCGGCGAACCGGCCCGACGGGCCCGGAAGATAGCGGAGATACTGCTCGCCTGA
- a CDS encoding pyridoxamine 5'-phosphate oxidase family protein, with protein sequence MQEVQREQGSALSGIRQLAQGDSPDLMGEHEAGFIESRDGFYLASVSETGWPYVQYRGGPPGFLHVLDERTLAYADVRGNRQYITTGNVRAGGRVALFFMDYARQARLKIFGHAETKELADHPELAERLDHPRTDGRVERLMTIRVEGINWNCSQHITPRFSEAELAEALQPIRARIAELEAENATLLAEAAARR encoded by the coding sequence GTGCAAGAGGTACAGCGGGAGCAGGGCAGCGCGCTGTCCGGCATCCGCCAGCTCGCCCAGGGGGACTCGCCTGACCTCATGGGGGAGCACGAGGCGGGGTTCATCGAGTCCAGGGACGGTTTCTACCTGGCCAGCGTGAGCGAGACCGGGTGGCCGTACGTGCAGTACAGGGGAGGCCCTCCCGGCTTCCTCCATGTGCTGGACGAGCGGACCCTGGCGTACGCGGACGTCCGGGGCAACCGGCAGTACATCACCACCGGTAACGTCCGGGCCGGGGGGCGGGTGGCGCTGTTCTTCATGGACTACGCGCGACAGGCCCGCCTGAAGATCTTCGGGCACGCGGAGACGAAGGAGCTCGCGGACCACCCGGAACTGGCCGAGCGCCTCGACCACCCGCGGACCGACGGGCGGGTCGAACGGCTGATGACGATCCGTGTCGAGGGCATCAACTGGAACTGCTCGCAGCACATCACGCCCCGGTTCTCCGAGGCCGAGCTGGCGGAGGCGCTCCAGCCCATCCGCGCCCGCATCGCCGAGCTGGAGGCGGAGAACGCGACCCTGCTGGCCGAGGCCGCCGCGCGCCGCTGA
- a CDS encoding thioesterase II family protein: MDNTTATAANGWLKSYHPTPDAALTLVCCPYAGASASVFTSLSAALPASVEGLSVQYPGRSGLRSEPAISDIGQLADRIRAELLPWIRDGRPLALFGHSMGSVIAFEVARRLEAEGAAPVHLFVSGRRSPSDGLGPHTPQNDEEIVAELKDMGAIPSRLLSKPKLLQAILTVVKNDYRANFGYRAPKESTVECPITFLLADDDPYLDPDSAPGWRKHTTGKFRTAHFPGGHFFLKDQISAVVDEFLRDLQIISG, from the coding sequence ATGGACAACACCACTGCCACAGCCGCGAACGGCTGGCTGAAGAGCTATCACCCCACACCCGATGCGGCGCTGACCCTCGTCTGCTGTCCGTACGCGGGCGCCTCCGCCAGCGTCTTCACCTCTCTGTCCGCAGCCCTGCCCGCGTCGGTCGAAGGGCTGTCGGTCCAGTACCCGGGCCGGTCAGGGCTGCGCAGCGAGCCCGCGATCAGCGACATCGGACAGTTGGCGGACCGCATCCGCGCCGAGCTGCTCCCCTGGATCCGGGACGGCCGGCCCCTCGCACTCTTCGGCCACAGCATGGGGTCGGTGATCGCGTTCGAGGTGGCCCGGCGGCTGGAAGCGGAGGGGGCAGCGCCCGTGCATCTCTTCGTGTCGGGCCGGCGCTCCCCTTCCGACGGGCTCGGCCCGCACACCCCGCAGAACGACGAAGAGATAGTGGCGGAACTCAAGGACATGGGGGCCATACCCTCCAGGCTCCTGAGCAAGCCAAAACTACTTCAGGCCATCTTGACGGTGGTGAAGAACGACTATCGGGCGAATTTCGGCTACCGGGCTCCCAAAGAATCGACCGTCGAGTGTCCCATTACCTTCCTCCTGGCCGACGACGATCCTTATCTGGACCCAGACTCCGCACCCGGCTGGCGGAAGCACACGACCGGCAAATTCAGGACGGCACACTTTCCGGGCGGCCACTTCTTTCTGAAAGATCAGATTTCGGCCGTGGTCGACGAGTTCCTCAGGGACTTACAGATCATATCGGGTTGA
- a CDS encoding LuxR C-terminal-related transcriptional regulator — MEHSIVEHRQIAVAPEEQQSLDRQEVHPPSSFSYPAIPGEETVGTTSTGAIDALTVLVYERALAHHSVLASEIAVWLRLPTEAVQRAIDVLRELRLVKYCGTRNAYIAVSPEAAQLELVFPLEQAIHDKRRELSDINRQLQPFTEVFGNVQRKRLRSGTVVVSSDQDEILLRLADAIRRCTHEILAVWPDGIHMTTLFTRTMVLANEALQRGVNVRLLYPHTARSHMRIRSDMEQYVTGGALVRTSDEFSDFVVVADHQAAFIQDHTASQDTFAVSALYESSVVNHLRRTYENAWQAAKRFDGQVSSPYGDTLDELKITILRMLASGLKDDVIARRVGIAPRTLRRHISVIMKELRVDSRFQAGVAAAEAGFLQGAALV; from the coding sequence GTGGAACACAGCATCGTGGAACACCGGCAGATAGCGGTCGCACCGGAAGAACAGCAGTCTCTCGACCGCCAAGAAGTTCACCCGCCGTCTTCCTTCTCCTATCCGGCGATTCCGGGCGAGGAAACCGTCGGGACCACGAGCACGGGCGCGATCGACGCGCTGACGGTTCTCGTGTACGAGCGCGCGCTGGCCCACCACTCGGTCCTGGCCTCGGAGATCGCCGTGTGGCTTCGGCTGCCGACCGAAGCGGTCCAACGAGCCATAGACGTCCTGCGGGAGCTACGACTCGTCAAATACTGCGGGACGCGGAACGCCTACATCGCGGTGAGCCCGGAAGCGGCCCAGCTGGAGCTGGTGTTCCCGCTGGAGCAGGCCATACATGACAAACGCCGCGAGCTGTCGGACATCAACCGCCAACTCCAGCCGTTCACCGAGGTCTTCGGCAACGTACAGCGCAAACGACTGCGGAGCGGCACCGTCGTCGTCTCCAGCGACCAGGACGAGATCCTGCTGCGGCTAGCCGACGCCATCCGGCGCTGCACGCACGAGATCCTGGCCGTCTGGCCGGACGGCATCCACATGACCACGCTGTTCACGAGGACCATGGTGCTGGCGAACGAGGCGTTGCAGCGCGGTGTGAACGTGCGTCTGCTGTACCCCCACACCGCCCGCTCCCACATGCGCATCCGCTCCGACATGGAGCAGTACGTGACCGGTGGGGCGCTGGTGCGGACCTCCGACGAGTTCTCCGACTTCGTGGTCGTCGCCGACCACCAGGCGGCGTTCATCCAGGATCACACCGCCAGTCAGGACACCTTCGCGGTCAGCGCTCTGTACGAGTCGTCCGTCGTGAACCACCTGCGCCGCACCTATGAGAACGCCTGGCAGGCCGCCAAACGGTTCGACGGCCAGGTCAGCTCCCCTTACGGAGACACGCTCGACGAACTGAAGATCACGATCCTGCGGATGCTCGCGTCAGGGCTGAAGGACGACGTGATAGCCCGCCGGGTGGGCATCGCTCCGCGCACCCTGCGACGCCACATCTCCGTGATCATGAAAGAACTGCGTGTCGACAGCCGCTTCCAGGCGGGTGTGGCCGCGGCGGAGGCCGGCTTTCTGCAGGGAGCGGCACTCGTCTGA
- a CDS encoding holo-ACP synthase, with product MWIGVDVLQAGELDRLLRRDWFRAYVYAPEELAVAAGFGEDRAREFLTGRFAGKEAALKVIGTGFGSGVTPRQIAILRSGGGAPVVRLSGRAERIAADAGMAGIHLSITHKKGMVVAAAMGVPRYVGQSFA from the coding sequence GTGTGGATCGGTGTGGATGTGCTCCAGGCGGGCGAGCTCGACCGGCTTCTGCGCCGCGACTGGTTCCGCGCGTATGTGTACGCCCCCGAGGAACTGGCTGTCGCGGCGGGCTTCGGGGAGGACCGGGCCCGGGAGTTCCTCACCGGCCGGTTCGCCGGCAAGGAAGCCGCGCTCAAGGTGATCGGCACCGGCTTCGGATCGGGAGTGACTCCTCGCCAGATCGCCATCCTGCGCTCCGGCGGTGGAGCCCCCGTGGTCCGGTTGTCGGGGAGAGCGGAACGGATCGCCGCCGATGCGGGTATGGCGGGCATCCACCTCTCCATCACGCACAAGAAGGGGATGGTCGTCGCCGCGGCCATGGGCGTGCCCCGTTACGTCGGGCAGTCCTTCGCGTGA
- a CDS encoding acyl-CoA dehydrogenase family protein — MAAAESDRTTVLRGHVAEAAAELRARGLGLELDQDPTAIDRWLDLRAVELMRSCTIPLEYVDEPIVAGPYTYDMTSCLEHVVTIEELSYGDTGFMLACPGPLMSGVTVGALGDTSQRKGYYERVAGREPTWTFFGLTEPRKGSAATELEATLVPEGDGYRLSGTKRYVGNAAFAQLGVVFCRRAPGPLGIEAVLLDTDEPGFNAEPIPTVGLRGARISHITLDDVRVEPEQILGFKTLKSTRRGLVGAIRTLQRFRPVLTGTALGLARAVLDHVQEQRPGITGTDRLRLEELRDRVAAVRQRNYQVASAIDAGRVRADHIAGVKTRAAELAEGCTLLAADLLGPGSLVTDPWLNKAYRDARAFEFMEGTGHIQRLAVFQGVYKGTFLKD, encoded by the coding sequence ATGGCAGCAGCTGAGAGCGACCGCACGACCGTACTGCGGGGCCATGTCGCGGAAGCCGCCGCGGAGCTGCGCGCGCGCGGCCTGGGCCTGGAACTCGACCAGGATCCCACGGCGATCGACCGGTGGCTGGACCTCAGGGCCGTGGAGTTGATGCGGTCGTGCACCATTCCGTTGGAGTACGTCGACGAGCCCATCGTGGCCGGCCCCTACACGTACGACATGACCTCATGCCTCGAACACGTGGTGACCATAGAGGAGCTGAGCTACGGAGACACCGGCTTCATGCTGGCCTGTCCCGGCCCGCTGATGTCCGGTGTGACGGTGGGCGCGCTGGGCGACACCTCGCAGCGCAAGGGCTACTACGAGCGGGTAGCCGGCCGGGAGCCGACCTGGACGTTCTTCGGGCTCACGGAACCGCGCAAGGGCTCGGCCGCCACCGAGCTGGAAGCGACGCTCGTTCCGGAGGGTGACGGATACCGGCTCAGCGGGACGAAACGCTATGTGGGCAACGCCGCGTTCGCCCAGCTGGGCGTGGTGTTCTGCCGGCGGGCGCCGGGCCCGCTGGGGATCGAGGCGGTGCTCCTCGACACGGACGAGCCCGGGTTCAACGCGGAGCCGATCCCCACCGTGGGACTGCGCGGAGCGCGCATCTCCCACATCACCCTGGACGACGTCCGGGTCGAGCCCGAGCAGATCCTCGGGTTCAAGACCCTCAAGTCCACGCGGCGCGGGCTGGTGGGCGCGATCCGGACCCTCCAGCGGTTCCGGCCGGTCCTCACGGGTACGGCGCTGGGTCTCGCCCGCGCGGTCCTCGACCATGTCCAGGAACAGCGCCCGGGAATCACGGGAACGGACCGCCTGCGTCTGGAGGAGCTGCGGGACCGGGTCGCCGCCGTCCGGCAGCGGAACTACCAGGTGGCCTCGGCCATCGACGCGGGCCGGGTACGGGCCGACCACATCGCCGGAGTCAAGACGAGAGCCGCGGAGCTGGCCGAGGGCTGCACACTGCTGGCGGCCGACCTGCTGGGTCCCGGCTCCCTCGTCACGGACCCCTGGCTGAACAAGGCCTACCGCGACGCGCGCGCCTTCGAATTCATGGAGGGCACCGGACACATCCAGCGACTGGCCGTATTCCAGGGCGTGTACAAGGGGACGTTCCTCAAGGACTGA
- a CDS encoding acyl carrier protein, with protein MEPQNVVTAIEAALSEVLEREVDGLTKDVRLFEDLHLDSTSVLEMLMALEDGIGIVVDPEDLDMDDFKSVGTLTDYVLAQQPTSEV; from the coding sequence ATGGAACCTCAGAACGTGGTGACCGCCATCGAGGCCGCCCTCAGCGAGGTCCTGGAGCGTGAGGTCGACGGCCTCACCAAGGACGTCCGGCTGTTCGAGGATCTCCACCTGGACTCGACCTCGGTGCTGGAGATGCTGATGGCGCTGGAGGACGGCATCGGGATCGTGGTCGACCCGGAGGATCTCGACATGGACGACTTCAAGTCCGTCGGGACGCTCACCGACTACGTCCTCGCCCAGCAGCCCACCAGCGAGGTGTGA
- a CDS encoding diaminopimelate decarboxylase — protein MKTTEWHVQGVPVSEIAEEFGTPLYLYDADVLRSVYQRLRDLLHPAVDIFLSLKANPNVSVCSYLGSLGAGAEISSMVELLTAQRAGIAPEDIIFLGPGKTPAELEACVAAGIHAIVCESLEEVLQLERIAAETGRAEVPVLLRINPDFHSKGSGLSMGGKPRQFGMDVELLRRSREVLDGLERVHVRGIHVYMGTRFLNADDLVHNTRQILATAHELSEQLGIPLETVDFGGGFGVGYFDNESDLDIERTAAGINEVVAPFAEAHPGCRLINELGRYLTAWCGTYVVRALYVKESQGEQFVVADGGTNHHMAAVGIGSFVKRNFPIRSLTRYADEPVAAYTVTGPLCTPNDVIGKKVALPAVEPGDLLGVERSGAYGPSASPGLFLSHGFPAEVLVHDGLPHLVRERDRAEELLFKQRLVDFK, from the coding sequence GTGAAGACCACGGAATGGCATGTGCAGGGTGTACCGGTCTCCGAGATCGCTGAGGAGTTCGGCACCCCGCTGTACCTCTACGACGCCGATGTGCTGCGGTCCGTCTACCAGCGGCTGCGGGATCTGCTGCACCCGGCCGTGGACATATTCCTCTCCCTCAAGGCCAACCCGAACGTGAGCGTCTGCTCCTACCTCGGGTCGCTCGGCGCGGGGGCGGAGATCTCCTCCATGGTCGAGCTGCTGACCGCGCAGCGTGCGGGCATCGCCCCGGAGGACATCATCTTCCTCGGCCCGGGCAAGACCCCCGCCGAGCTGGAGGCGTGCGTCGCCGCCGGCATTCACGCCATCGTGTGCGAATCGCTGGAGGAAGTGCTCCAGCTGGAGAGGATCGCCGCCGAGACGGGCAGGGCGGAGGTCCCGGTCCTGCTCAGGATCAACCCCGACTTCCACAGCAAGGGCTCCGGGCTGTCGATGGGCGGCAAGCCCCGGCAGTTCGGGATGGACGTGGAGCTGCTGCGCCGGTCCCGTGAGGTGCTCGACGGGCTGGAACGTGTCCATGTGCGGGGCATCCACGTCTACATGGGCACCCGCTTCCTCAACGCCGACGACCTGGTGCACAACACCCGGCAGATCCTCGCGACCGCCCATGAGCTGTCGGAGCAGCTCGGCATCCCCCTGGAGACCGTCGACTTCGGCGGCGGTTTCGGTGTCGGCTACTTCGACAACGAGAGCGACCTCGACATCGAACGGACCGCCGCCGGCATCAACGAGGTCGTCGCCCCCTTCGCGGAGGCCCACCCCGGCTGCCGCCTGATCAACGAACTGGGGCGGTACCTGACGGCCTGGTGCGGTACGTACGTCGTACGCGCGCTGTACGTCAAGGAGTCCCAGGGCGAGCAGTTCGTCGTCGCCGACGGAGGCACCAACCACCACATGGCCGCGGTCGGCATCGGCAGCTTCGTCAAGCGAAACTTCCCCATCCGGTCCCTGACCCGGTACGCCGACGAACCGGTCGCCGCCTACACCGTCACCGGCCCGTTGTGCACACCCAACGACGTCATCGGCAAGAAGGTGGCCCTCCCGGCCGTCGAGCCCGGTGACCTGCTGGGGGTCGAGCGGTCCGGTGCGTACGGTCCGAGCGCCTCACCCGGCCTCTTCCTCAGCCACGGCTTCCCGGCCGAGGTCCTCGTCCACGACGGGCTGCCGCACCTGGTGCGCGAGCGGGACCGGGCCGAGGAACTGCTCTTCAAGCAGCGCCTTGTCGACTTCAAATGA
- a CDS encoding 3-oxoacyl-[acyl-carrier-protein] synthase III C-terminal domain-containing protein, which produces MSGATTLERIESFLPEPSVTIDEVAGSLGLRRPEIGVFRKIYGLDRLRFAPDVGLFDLVLPAAQRALKALPAGRTVDYVIFAHTMQTLTPPHIDAAQVIKDNLGLHDAEAFALSHQACVSSLGAVDVAGELLRAEGSGTSYALMVTGERAYSPKVQLIPNSAIMADAAAACLVTVDGPGDVVRSYVTRTLGRFAAGLDLSREETQDFGRAYGSVLGEVIEQAVDRAGLAFSDIELVIPHNVNMVSWRQTIKEMGADPEKFFLSNIPRYSHCYASDVFVNYTTLRDEEDRLVDGANYVLVSVGLGATFGAMVITHRRR; this is translated from the coding sequence ATGAGCGGGGCCACGACCCTGGAGAGGATCGAATCGTTCCTCCCCGAACCCAGCGTGACGATCGACGAGGTCGCCGGCAGTCTCGGACTCAGGCGGCCCGAGATCGGTGTGTTCCGGAAGATCTACGGACTCGACCGGCTGCGCTTCGCTCCGGACGTGGGCCTGTTCGACCTGGTGCTGCCGGCCGCGCAGCGGGCCCTGAAGGCCCTGCCCGCGGGCCGCACCGTCGACTACGTGATCTTCGCGCACACCATGCAGACGCTCACCCCGCCGCACATCGACGCGGCCCAGGTGATCAAGGACAACCTGGGGCTGCACGACGCCGAGGCCTTCGCCCTCAGCCACCAGGCGTGTGTGAGCAGCCTCGGGGCCGTCGACGTGGCGGGCGAACTGCTGCGGGCCGAGGGCTCCGGGACGTCCTACGCCCTGATGGTCACCGGGGAACGCGCCTACTCGCCCAAGGTGCAGCTGATCCCCAACAGCGCGATCATGGCGGACGCGGCGGCCGCCTGCCTGGTCACCGTGGACGGACCCGGTGACGTGGTGCGCTCCTACGTGACGCGCACGCTCGGCCGGTTCGCCGCGGGCCTCGACCTCAGCAGGGAGGAGACCCAGGACTTCGGCCGGGCCTACGGCTCCGTACTCGGCGAGGTCATCGAGCAGGCCGTGGACCGGGCGGGACTGGCGTTCTCCGACATCGAGCTCGTGATCCCGCACAACGTGAACATGGTCTCCTGGCGCCAGACGATCAAGGAGATGGGCGCGGACCCCGAGAAGTTCTTCCTGAGCAACATCCCGCGCTACAGCCACTGCTACGCGTCCGACGTCTTCGTCAACTACACGACGCTCCGGGACGAGGAGGACCGTCTCGTCGACGGGGCCAACTACGTGCTGGTCTCCGTAGGACTGGGAGCCACCTTCGGCGCGATGGTCATCACCCACCGGAGGCGGTGA